From Helicoverpa armigera isolate CAAS_96S chromosome 17, ASM3070526v1, whole genome shotgun sequence, one genomic window encodes:
- the LOC110384293 gene encoding large ribosomal subunit protein eL36, which translates to MAPRFELAVGLRKGHKTTKISAGRKGITDKAIKIRPARLKGLQTKHSKFVRDLVREVVGHAQYEKRAMELLKVSKDKRALKFLKRRLGTHIRAKRKREELSNVLTQMRKAAAQAHHAPTHTK; encoded by the exons ATGGCTCCTCGGTTTGAGTTAGCAGTCGGTCTCCGAAAGGGGcacaaaaccacaaaaatatCCGCCGGCAGGAAGGGTATTACAGACAAAGCAATTAAAATCAGGCCCGCCAGGCTAAAGGGT CTCCAAACCAAACACTCAAAGTTTGTGCGTGATCTGGTCCGCGAGGTTGTTGGACACGCTCAGTATGAGAAGAGGGCTATGGAGTTGCTGAAG GTGTCAAAGGACAAGCGTGCGCTCAAGTTCTTGAAGCGTCGTCTGGGCACACACATCCGTGCCAAGAGGAAGCGTGAAGAGCTCAGCAACGTTCTGACCCAGATGAGGAAGGCCGCGGCACAGGCTCACCATGCCCCCACACACACTAAGTGA
- the LOC110384295 gene encoding serum response factor-binding protein 1, producing the protein MEVGAVKQAFNNEVILLKKNLSQAKIQIIHKLTRKAKQLTEKKAPEKLQEKLKRKAESAVKEVLVIKKIKPKDIAKFIVTHKGELNSFLNKPQVDEDKACARLLLHKALQEKYKFIRGRFSNVPIKDLFMSRLERRKMKKEAKEKQKNKKKDKNSKVVNSEGDWDVEDVGDKRKLDDDEGNEMSGDDEGNEMSGDDEGNDMSGDDDMSSDDNGGNGEFGDESDQSDGDGVEDEDETKDLEEDNDLGEEPSDSELKEDSSKILKQTAKAKPAVVANKTKAKKTEVVSPKTVEPKEIKNPKPQKEIVKKNPIKKQKDLNKTKNFNEKILQKKLKKDSDGPVVEKIVDPFFITSTGENYMSVVEPRAPDEIKDEHMQGNRKLRRAVMFGHVPKSRLRQNNNYHNEDNRFNKQNGYDRGNNYKGKFNDRPQFNDRRNFNDKKSFNNDFNDRRNFNDRKSFNNDFNDKRGFNRNDKVNEEPEKLHPSWEAKRKKSGILPFEGKKIVFDES; encoded by the exons atggaGGTTGGAGCTGTAAAACAGGCGTTCAATAATGAG GTTATACTTCTAAAGAAGAATTTAAGTCAAGCCAAGATACAGATAATACATAAACTGACCAGAAAGGCTAAACAATTGACTGAGAAGAAAGCTCCTGAAAAGTTGCAGGAAAAGTTAAAGAGGAAAGCTGAGTCTGCTGTGAAAGAAGTTTTGGTTATAAAG aaaatcaAACCAAAGGACATAGCTAAATTCATAGTCACACACAAAGGAGAACTAAACTCTTTTTTAAATAAGCCACAAGTTGATGAAGACAAGGCCTGTGCCCGATTATTACTACACAAAGCtctacaagaaaaatataaattcatccGAGGCAGATTTTCTAATGTCCCCATAAAAGATCTATTCATGTCCCGATTAGAAAGAAGAAAGATGAAAAAGGAggctaaagaaaaacaaaagaataagaaGAAAGATAAGAATAGTAAAGTGGTTAATTCTGAAGGAGATTGGGATGTTGAAGATGTGGGTGATAAAAGGAAattggatgatgatgaaggtaaTGAAATGTCTGGTGATGATGAAGGTAATGAAATGTCTGGTGATGATGAAGGTAATGACATGTCTGGCGATGATGATATGTCAAGTGATGACAATGGTGGTAATGGGGAATTTGGTGATGAGAGTGACCAGTCTGATGGTGATGGAGTGGAAGATGAAGATGAAACTAAAGATTTAGAAGAAGATAATGACTTAGGTGAAGAGCCTAGTGACAGTGAACTAAAAGAAGACAGTAGTAAAATTTTGAAACAGACTGCTAAAGCAAAACCAGCTGTTGTAGCTAATAAAACGAAAGCTAAGAAAACAGAAGTAGTAAGTCCAAAAACAGTAGAACCGAAAGAAATTAAGAATCCAAAGCCTCAAAAAGAAATAGTTAAGAAGAATccaataaagaaacaaaaggaTCTTAATAAAACTAAGAACTTCAACGAAAAGATACTACAAAAGAAATTAAAGAAAGATTCAGATGGTCCTGTGGTTGAAAAAATCGTGGATCCCTTCTTTATAACATCAACAGGAGAGAATTATATGTCTGTAGTAGAACCAAGAGCTCCCGATGAGATAAAAGATGAACATATGCAAGGAAACAGGAAATTAAGAAGAGCAGTCATGTTTGGCCATGTCCCTAAAAGTAGATTaagacaaaacaataattatcataatgAAGATAACagatttaacaaacaaaatggcTATGATAGaggaaataattataaaggCAAATTCAATGATAGACCCCAATTTAATGATAGAAGGAACTTTAatgataaaaagtcatttaataACGATTTTAATGACAGAAGGAACTTTAATGATAGGAAGTcctttaataatgattttaatgataaaagaGGTTTTAATAGAAATGATAAAGTTAATGAAGAACCAGAGAAATTGCATCCATCTTGGGAAGCTAAGAGGAAGAAATCAGGTATTTTACCGTTTGAAGGTAAAAAGATTGTTTTTGATGAGAGTTGA